Below is a window of Pirellulaceae bacterium DNA.
AGATTAAGATGAAGATGAAGATGAAGATGAAGATGAAGATGAAGATGAAGATGAAGATGAAGATGAAGATGAAGATGAAGATGAAGATGAAGATGAAGATGAAGATGAAGATGAAGATGAAGATTCTCGTTAGGATTTTCGCTTGACGATTGTGCTAATAAAGTAACTGATTCGCCTCTCGGTTGACCGAGAGGGATTCCTGGGATTGTGAATTGTTTCCACTATGAGTGATTCTCTTTTTAAGATTTCGGGTGGTTATGTCTATGACCCTGTCCACGGCATCGATGGCCAGGTAAAAGATATTTGGATCAAGGGGCGGAAGATTGTCGAACCACCGACGGATCCGCATGTACGACCGAATCGGACGTTGAACGCAACTGGCTTGGTGGTGATGCCCGGTGGCGTTGATATGCATTGCCACATTGCGGGTCCGAAAGTAAATGTAGCGCGCAAGATGCGGCCAGAGGAAAAGCGGCGAGACGAGCCTGTAAAGCGAACTTCAAAAACACACAGCGGTTCGATGGGCAGTGTTCCGAGCACTTTTGCGACCGGTTACAAATATGCCGCACTTGGCTATACGACCGCATTCGATGCAGCTGTGCCACCGTTGTCGGCCCGGCACGCCCATGAAGAATTCGCAGACACTCCCTGTATCGACAAGGGATTCTATGTTTTGATGGGCAACAACCATTTCGTGATGAATGCAATCCACGAGAAGGATCCCGAACGCTTAAAAGCCTTTGTCGCTTGGTTGCTTGGTGCGGCCAAGGGGTATGCTGCAAAGTTGGTGAATCCGGGCGGAGTCGAAGTCTGGAAGCAGCAGCAGGCAGGCAATGTTTCGACGATTGACTCAAATGTGGATTTCTTTGACGTTACGCCACGACAGATTATCCAATCGATGTCCAAAACGGTTGACCATTTGGGACTCCCTCATCCGGTCCACATACATTGCAACAATCTGGGGATGCCAGGTAACTGGTTGACAACTCAGCATTCTATGGAGGCTTTAGATGGTCATCGGGGGCACATGACCCATATTCAGTTTCATAGTTACGGTGGTGGCGATGGTGATGAGGATACCTTCAACAGTAAAGTGGCTCCGCTCGCCGACTACGTCAACTCGCACGAGAATGTGACGGTTGACGTCGGGCAGGTCATGTTCGGTGAAACGACGAGTATGACTGGCGATGGACCGCTTGGTTACTTTCTTTCCAATGTTTACGGTACGAAGTGGTTCAGTTCGGACACCGAACTCGAATCCGGTTGCGGTATCGCCCCCATCAAATATCGCAACAAAAGTTTGGTGCATTCATTGCAGTGGGCGATCGGGCTAGAGTGGTATTTGATGGTCGAGGATCCTTGGCGAGTCGTGATGAGTACGGATCATCCAAATGGTGGATCTTTTCTCGCCTATCCGCAGATTGTGCGATTACTCATGGACCGCACCTATCGCCAGGACATCATGAAAACCGTGCACCCTTTAATTCGCGAACGGTGTAATTTGGCGGATCTTGATCGAGAGTACTCACTCAATGAAATTGCCATCATTACGCGCGCCGGGCCTGCAAGAATTCTGGGCCTGCATCACAAGGGGCATCTGGGCCCTGGGGCGGATGCTGATATTACAATCTATACGCCCCACGAAAATAAAGAAACGATGTTTGAATTGCCCAGGTACGTGATTAAGGACGGCCAAATCCTTGTCGAAGAGGGAGATATTCGGGAGGAGCATTATGGCCGCACGTTACATGTTGGGCCTCAATACGATACCGACATTGAACCGCAGATTGCCGACTGGTTTGAACAGTATTACTCGGTTCGTTTCCGAAATTATCCGGTCGGTGCGCATTATCTACATGATGCAGAGCAGATTCCTTGCGACGGCAGCTGAGTTGTTCAGGACGGATCTCGTAGTTGTTTGTGCAGTTGCGATGGGAAAGGGTATTCCGCGCGCTCTAAGGCTTGGCGATATTCCTCAGCGTTGTTGATATTCACGAGCGAATCAAGTTCCGGGTCGACGCTCCGTAAATCGTTGACGTCGATTCTCCGAGTGCTTGCCTCCTCGAACAAAAAAAATGGCCGCAGGCGATTCTGGCAGAGCAGCGAAGTAGCCAGCGGGAGGACTCGCCGGCGGTAGAGTGCAGCCAGAGGGTGATGGTGGCGGCCATCGACCGGGACGACGATGTCATCCTCATCACGCATCAACTCCAGGAGGCGGTGAACCCAGGTAGGCTTGAGAAAGGGGACGTCGCAGCTGGTTGCATAACAGATCGTGTCGACATTGCTGATCGCCTTCATGCCCGCTGCCAACCCTTCGAGCGGACCTCGTTCGGGCTGTTCATCTCGGACAACTTGGACATCCGCCGGTAGGGTGGGTAAAGGCTGCCCGATCGCGGAAACCACGATTCGAGTGGTTACCGCTGATTCCAGTTGCCGAACTACTCGCTGAAGCATGGATTCTGGGCCAAAGGGCAGATTGGCCTTCGGAAAACCCATCCGCGAGCTTTGTCCTCCACAGAGAATAATTGCTGCAGTCATGGCTTCCTTACACAAAATTTGAATGTTGGACGAAACTGTAGCTTCTGTGCGGTGTTTCACGTCTAATATGCCAAATATTTGCCGAGCCCGCACGTGGGGAGGGGAGCGGCTGCCGTCTTACCCAAATTTGGCTCCACGAACCAATCAAATCAAGATGAACGGGAGAGTTTCGATGTCCATTTTCCGACTCCTGCCAGCTGCTTTGGCGGCCTTTTTGTTAATCGGTGATTTTTCAGTTGCCCAGCCCCCCGCGGCTCAAGATCGTGATGAGCGAGCGGGTCGTGGTGAACGCGGTGCGGGCCGTGGTGAACGCGGCGCGGGTCGTGGTGAGCGGGGTGCGGGCCGTGGTGAACGCGGAACCCGAGAAGGACGATCGATGATTATTATTGCCTTGGACATTGATAGCGATGGTGAGATTTCATCAGAAGAGCTGGCGAATGCCGTGGCGGTCCTCAAGAAACTTGACAAAAACGAGGATGGAAAATTGACGCGAGACGAATTCGCGGGCGAAAATCGTCGAGGTGGACCGCGGGGAAACGAATTCGGCGGCCGTCCTGATGGGCCGGGCCGGGAGCGATTCCAGGGGCCGGGGCGAGGAGGTCCAGGTGCAAGTCGTGGAGCTGAATTCATTGAACGGCTGATGGAAGCTGACACCAATGATGATGGTAAGCTCAGCCAGGACGAATTACCCGAGCGGATGCGGGAGCGAGCAGACCAAATCGATAGCGATGGGGATGGCTATGTCACAAAGAAAGAGTTGGAAGAGATGATCAAGGCCCGTTTCAGTGGAGGCCAAAGCGGGCGTCCTGGCGGTGCGGATCGTGGTAATCGTTCACGTCGTCCGCAGCGGCCCGAGCAGAGGGATTGAAAAGAGCGGTAGGTCTCGCCTTGGTCTGTGATCGCGGGGAACGTTGCTCAGCGGTAGTCTGTTTGGGGCGACATTCGTGAGGCTTCGGCGGCCCTTTTGATCTCCGGGAGAAAAGGTGTCCGCCGAGGTTTGCGGTTGTTCTCTGCAGTGGCAAGGAAGAGCGGAATGCCCTGGCATCGATGCGATTCGTGTCAGGCTGTTTGCACCTCAGTTTGAGAGGCTCAGATTAGCGGATCAGGCCTTTCGCATCGGTGAACCACCGTCTCAAGGAGTGACAACCGTATCGAAAGGTTGGCTATCTTTACTTGTTGCCAGCTTTGTTTGACGAAACGGTTCCGAGTGTTCATTACTAAGCAGCCGCCCCAGGGAGGGCTCACAGCACACTCCAGTTGACCGCACGCGGCCCCCGTTATTCTTTTTCAATCATGTGTGGGGATTCTCATTGGTTGTGACATTGGGCGTCTTTGGGAGCTGTTTAGAGGCCGAATCGCCATCGGGCAGGATTGGTTTTTTTGTCGGATGTTATCGGTGCATCAGATTCCAGCGCTCCGGAGCAGCCTTGCCATTGTTATACTCTTCTGTTTACCTCTGCACTCAAAATGATGGAATGTAATGGCGTTAGAAATTACTTATCGGAATAAGTGTTCTGTTCCCGTCGAGGTCGAGGGGATTGTTCCTGATCGACTGGTAGGAAAAGAGCTTGATGAAATTCGTCGTGAACCAATATTTGTCGGTAATGAGGAAACTACCCTGGGAGATCTATTCGATGTTGCAGGTGATGCTGCCGAACCCTGTATTGAATGGCATGGTGAGCTTGCGGGGGTTCACTGGATAGGTGCCAAAATGAAGTCAGGTACCGTCCGAATTCATGGTGATGTGGGCCGGCATGTTGGAAGTGAGATGGCTGGCGGTGAGATCCACATTTTCGGAGCTGCCGGTGATTGGTTGGGCGGCGAGTTAAAGGGAGGGCTTATTCACGCTCGCGGTGGCGCGGGTCATCTCGTTGGCGCCGCCTATCGAGGTAGTCGGCGTGGCATGACGGGAGGCACAATCTTGGTTGAAGGCGGCGTCGGCAACGAACTCGGGCATACCATGCGGCGAGGTTTGATTGTTGTCGGGGGTGGGGCCGGTGATTTGATCGGATTCAATATGTTGGCCGGCACAATTTTGGTCTTAGGTGAGGTTGGAATTCGGCATGGAGCTGGTATGAAACGCGGGACCATCGGATTTTTTGGGGACGATGCCCCGGAACTGTTGCCAACTTTTAAGTATGCTTGTCGATTTGATTCTCAAGCGCTGACCCTGGTTTATCGAGAGGTGGAACGGTTAGGATATTCACTTCCACCGGAAGTTGAGTTGGCGGAATTGTCACTTTACAACGGGGATTTTATCGAAGGTGGCCGAGGTGAGATCTTAATTCGTTCCAGCGCTGGGGAATCTTCTTGCATCGCAGGTTAGCAGGTTGTTCATGCCCTCGGTCCCTGTTGGCCTGGAAGACGGATGCCGGTTTGTTGGACCAATCAGGTTAAAACAGTTTCTTCGCAGTGTCCCGGCAGCGCGGTTGAAAAGTGAACGCGTTTGACGAGATTTTTGTGATAAAAGGGAGTGAGTCGTTGACTGATCGTCCAGCAATTGAGATCAATCATTTGGGGAAAGAGTATCGCCACGGTTGGTTTGGTAAACGCGTGAACGCGTTGCACGATGTGTCTTTTCAGGTCTTTCCCGGACAGGTTTTTGGTCTTTTGGGTCCCAACGGCGCTGGAAAGACAACACTCATCAAGATTCTTTTGGGCATTGTGCGTTCCACGGCGGGTTCTGCTCGCTTGTTGAATTACGCGGCCGGAGATCGTCGTGGGCGTCGCCGTGTTGGTTATTTGCCGGAACACCTCCGTCTTGCTCGGCACCAAAGTGCGCGAACTGCACTCGAACTCTATGGCAAGCTCAATGGATTGTCGAATCGCCAAATCTTAGAGAAACGCGATGATTTGCTAACGATGGTCGGCCTCGCAGGGCGTGATTGTGAATCGGTACGGCGATTTTCGAAAGGTATGCAGCAGCGATTAGGGTTGGCTCAGGCTCTGCTTCACGATCCGGATGTGTTGATTCTTGATGAGCCTACGGATGGACTCGATCCTGTGGGGCGACAGCAAATTCGGCAGCTATTGCATCATTTGCGAGATCAGGGACGGACCGTATTTTTGAACAGTCATTTGTTGCAGGAAGTTGAGCTGATATGTGACCAAGTTGCCATTTTAGACCACGGCCAGTTGAAATTCGTGGGGACAATCGGCGCGTTGACGCCGACTGCAGAGACCGACTTGAGAATTCAGGTATCGGGTGACGAAAAAGCAATTCATGAAGTGACGAACGGCTATCCGGACGTCACGGTTGTTCCCTTGCCGGACGGCCTTCACTCCATTCATTTGTCAGTACCGGACCAAGTCACTGCTGATTCGTTAGTCGATCAATTACGGCAACATAATGTCAGCATTGTTCAATTGAATCGGAACAAGAAAACACTCGAAAGTGCCTTCTTGGAACTGATTTCTGAGAAAGCTGAACTCGTATGAGACCCTACCTCGCGATTATCAAGGATTCATTTCGCGAAGCATTGGCGTCGCGAGTTTTGTGGATCCTTTTGCTCCTAATCACATTGGTCTTCGTGGCAATCTCTCCCATCGGTTGGCAACGTCAGTTAACGTCGCGCCTCGGGCCGAATGACTTGATGCGTTTGGAGGGGCTGGCGCGGCGATTGGATACGGATGATGGGCCGACTGAGACACCCGAGGGTCGTCTACGGGCAAGATTGAGTGATAATTTGTTGAGTAAACTGGCGGAACACGCGGCCAAATCGGATGACGAGGAACGCATGCGCGTGTTTAAGCTGCAACGAGAGCTTGCAGCCGAACTGGATGCCGAATTTGCGACCCTCGACTTTTATGATCAACAAGTCTGGCGAGGGGCCGAACTCAACGAAGAGGCACGGAAGTTGGCTGATCAGGGACTTGAGAATCTATCTGAAGGTGAGTTGCGACGGTTCAATCGTTTGTCGCTCGAAGCCGCCTTTCCTAGGCACATTCGTACACGCCCCAGTCGTTCTGTTCTGTTTACCTACTTCAACTGGGATGTGGGCTTTCCCTTGCCGATGACCGACGAGCAAGTGAGGGATCTCGTTGAGAATACATTGGCAACCTTTATGAATTTCTTCGTCGGTTTTGTCGGCGTATTTTGTGGCATTTTGGTGACCGCATCGATCATCCCGAGCATGTTTGATGCCGGGTCTATCAATTTGCTGCTCAGCAAACCCATTTCACGTTCGTTGTTGTACCTATCCAAATTCATTGGCGGATGTTCTTTTGTCTTGATCAATGCGACCTATCTCATTCTTGGGTTGTGGTTGATCGTTGGTTGGCGATTGGGGATCTGGAATCTCCGACTGTTATGTTGCATTCCTGTATTCCTGTTTCTCTTTGTCCTCTATTACTCCGTATCCGGATTGGCAGGTCTCATTTGGCGCAACACCGTGGTGTGTGTCACGATTACGATCGTTTTTTGGTTCATCTGTTTTATCGTCGGTAACGCGAAGTTGATGATTGACACGTTGGTACACAATCCGAATCGTATCGTCCGAATTATTCCCGCGGCTGAAGAGCTCTTCAGTAGGACCGACAATGGACAGGTGCGACGGTGGACGAGTGAAGCGACGAGTTGGACGGACGCGTTTTCGACCGATGGGCCATCTTTTGTGCCGCCATTCATTATCACGAAAATCGGGCCAATCTATGATCCAATCAACAAGAGGTTGATCCAGGTTGAGCGGGGTTGGCCAAAGTTTCGTTTGCTGACGGGAACGGCAGCAGATGGTTGGGCCGCTCTCGAAGTCGGTGACGCGCCGTCAGAAACATCTGCCTTGTTGAACGAACAGGATGGTCGGCCGATCGCTATCGCTTCGAGCGGCATCGTTCGATTTCGAGACTCTGTAACGCCTGTTGCCGATCGTCCGAAGATTTTCGGCTTTGAGATACCCTTGCCGGATCAGCAGGGTACATCGGAAGAGGTGGTGTTGGATCCGCGTATTTCGTTAGGCGGTGGCGCTCAGGTCGCAATTTCGCCAACGTCGGGCATGCTTTACGTTTGGAAAGACGGACAGCTTTATGCCTATCAGCGGGAGGGGGCAGATTACATGTTGAGGAATGAGGTTGCTCTGAGCGAAGTTTCGCAGCGCGCAGTGATGGCCGCCGCTGGAAAACTCATTGTTGTAGCGCGTGCCGATGGTTCTGTCGAGGTGATCGATGCAGACTCGTTGGAGGTGAAGCAACAGTATCATCCTGAGGCCAACAATGCGCCTCGCTATGTTGTGGCCTCGCCAGACGGCAGTTTTTTTGCGGTCGTTTTTCACACGCGGAATCTTTGGGTTTATGATGCGGCTGCAGCAGAGCCGCTTGAGAATTCCTGGGTCGGGCAGGGGGATATTTCCGCGGCCAATTTTCTTTCTGATCGGGAAATGGTGGTTGCGGACCGAGGGAATCGAGTCACGGAGTATGAGTTGCCGGCTGGTAAAGTGGTCCGGCAGTGGGCGCCGACTGGGTCACTGATGCAACGGCTGTCTTGGTATTTAATTGATCCGATTTACACCATTTTTCCGCGTCCGGGCGAGCTCCAGCAGACAACCACCTACATTTTGACGGGTAAAGAAGCCATGTCCGTTGGTCGCAGAGCTGATTCATTGGATACCATGTATTTGAAAGCGGATCCATGGGCTCCGGTCTGGAGTAGCCTTGCCTTCACAGGGGTTGTGCTAATCATCTCCTGTGTTTACATTTCCCGCGCTGAATTCTAGGAAACTACCTTAGAAGTCTCTCTCCATCGTGGAGTTATTGGGTGAGTCCCAAAGCTGCAAGACGTTGGATTATTTTATCGGATTGCAGCAGTTGCCGTAACTGCTTGACAGCCGGGCGTTCAAGTCGGCTTTCGGGGGCAACGAAGTCAAATCGTTCGTCCGTGAGGGGTAAGAACCCGAGATTCGCTTGATCGGCAACACGCTGGATCGCGATACCCCAATCGGCGCGTCGTTGAGCAATGGCTGCTGCCACGGCGTTGTGACTGCGAGCTTGGACAGCGTAACCGTCCGGTTGAAACCCAGCGAGCAATTGATCAATTAAGACTCGAGTGCCGCTGCCTTGATTTCGATTGACCATCAGCGTGTTGGCATCTTCTTTTGCCATTGCCACTGCGCTGGCGACTTGCTTTCCTTCGAAACGCGCATCGCCTTGACGAAATACAAGTCCTTGGGAGCGATGATAACCGGAAATGAGGCTCATCCCCGGCTTGAGAAAAGGACTATTGTATTCGCCTGACGCTTCATCCAGTAAATGAATACCTGCCACATCACATTCGCCTCGTTCAACGGCGTACAGACCTGCAGTTGATCCAACAGCTAAAAACTTACTGCGGAATCCGAGCTGCTGGAGTTCGCTCAATAACAAGTCCAGGCCGAGGCAATGGCTGCCAATCACGACCAGATCGGCGACTTCCAAGTCTCGGCCCAAGAGTCGTACTTCAACCGCTGAGCCTTGCTCGATTAGTTCTTCATGACGGTCGAGCGTCACAAAGCCATCCGCACGGCTGAAAGTGGTGACTGAACCAGAGCCTTTACCCATCGGATAAGCCGTGAGTTGTGCAGGTTCCTGCTGCGTGTCAGCACCAACCAATCCGACCAGCAGGTATTCTGTGCGGCCAATTTCTGAATTGATCTGCGTTGCCATATTTGCCTTCACCACTCCATGGCGTTGTGGGGGAAGTCCGGACATTTGCCGGATGACCGGGGCCACGAACTCATGAAAAGTAAACACGGCTGACGTCGGAAATCCAGGGAGGATGACGACGGGTTTTCCCTGGCTGGCTGCCAAGCAGATCGGTTTGCCCGGTTTGAGGGCGACGCCGTGAGCAACGATACCCGGGTCGTCCAGTTGTTGCACAACTTGATAAGAGATGTCGCCTGCGCCTTTGCTCGTGCCGCCTGAAAGCAGCACAACGTCGGCGGTCGCGATGGCGTGCTGAACGGTTTCTTCGAGTGCGGAGCGATCGTCGTGGATGATGCCCAAGTTGACCGGGACGCCCCCGAGTTCGCGAACCGCATCGGACAGAATTTGGGCGTTGGAATCGAATACCATTCCGGGACGCATGGCTTTGCCGGGAGCGATAATCTCGTCACCTGTGGAGGCGATGGCAACACGCGGACGCCTCCAGACAAAAACCTTGTCGGCACCGATTGCTGCCAGGACACCCGTTTCACGACTCGTCAGCAATTCGCCCGCACGGAGTACGGTTTCTCCCACGCCAATGTCAGTGCCAGCGAATGCGAC
It encodes the following:
- a CDS encoding formylmethanofuran dehydrogenase subunit A yields the protein MSDSLFKISGGYVYDPVHGIDGQVKDIWIKGRKIVEPPTDPHVRPNRTLNATGLVVMPGGVDMHCHIAGPKVNVARKMRPEEKRRDEPVKRTSKTHSGSMGSVPSTFATGYKYAALGYTTAFDAAVPPLSARHAHEEFADTPCIDKGFYVLMGNNHFVMNAIHEKDPERLKAFVAWLLGAAKGYAAKLVNPGGVEVWKQQQAGNVSTIDSNVDFFDVTPRQIIQSMSKTVDHLGLPHPVHIHCNNLGMPGNWLTTQHSMEALDGHRGHMTHIQFHSYGGGDGDEDTFNSKVAPLADYVNSHENVTVDVGQVMFGETTSMTGDGPLGYFLSNVYGTKWFSSDTELESGCGIAPIKYRNKSLVHSLQWAIGLEWYLMVEDPWRVVMSTDHPNGGSFLAYPQIVRLLMDRTYRQDIMKTVHPLIRERCNLADLDREYSLNEIAIITRAGPARILGLHHKGHLGPGADADITIYTPHENKETMFELPRYVIKDGQILVEEGDIREEHYGRTLHVGPQYDTDIEPQIADWFEQYYSVRFRNYPVGAHYLHDAEQIPCDGS
- a CDS encoding molybdenum cofactor guanylyltransferase — encoded protein: MTAAIILCGGQSSRMGFPKANLPFGPESMLQRVVRQLESAVTTRIVVSAIGQPLPTLPADVQVVRDEQPERGPLEGLAAGMKAISNVDTICYATSCDVPFLKPTWVHRLLELMRDEDDIVVPVDGRHHHPLAALYRRRVLPLATSLLCQNRLRPFFLFEEASTRRIDVNDLRSVDPELDSLVNINNAEEYRQALERAEYPFPSQLHKQLRDPS
- a CDS encoding formylmethanofuran dehydrogenase subunit C gives rise to the protein MALEITYRNKCSVPVEVEGIVPDRLVGKELDEIRREPIFVGNEETTLGDLFDVAGDAAEPCIEWHGELAGVHWIGAKMKSGTVRIHGDVGRHVGSEMAGGEIHIFGAAGDWLGGELKGGLIHARGGAGHLVGAAYRGSRRGMTGGTILVEGGVGNELGHTMRRGLIVVGGGAGDLIGFNMLAGTILVLGEVGIRHGAGMKRGTIGFFGDDAPELLPTFKYACRFDSQALTLVYREVERLGYSLPPEVELAELSLYNGDFIEGGRGEILIRSSAGESSCIAG
- a CDS encoding ABC transporter ATP-binding protein — encoded protein: MTDRPAIEINHLGKEYRHGWFGKRVNALHDVSFQVFPGQVFGLLGPNGAGKTTLIKILLGIVRSTAGSARLLNYAAGDRRGRRRVGYLPEHLRLARHQSARTALELYGKLNGLSNRQILEKRDDLLTMVGLAGRDCESVRRFSKGMQQRLGLAQALLHDPDVLILDEPTDGLDPVGRQQIRQLLHHLRDQGRTVFLNSHLLQEVELICDQVAILDHGQLKFVGTIGALTPTAETDLRIQVSGDEKAIHEVTNGYPDVTVVPLPDGLHSIHLSVPDQVTADSLVDQLRQHNVSIVQLNRNKKTLESAFLELISEKAELV
- a CDS encoding ABC transporter permease; translated protein: MRPYLAIIKDSFREALASRVLWILLLLITLVFVAISPIGWQRQLTSRLGPNDLMRLEGLARRLDTDDGPTETPEGRLRARLSDNLLSKLAEHAAKSDDEERMRVFKLQRELAAELDAEFATLDFYDQQVWRGAELNEEARKLADQGLENLSEGELRRFNRLSLEAAFPRHIRTRPSRSVLFTYFNWDVGFPLPMTDEQVRDLVENTLATFMNFFVGFVGVFCGILVTASIIPSMFDAGSINLLLSKPISRSLLYLSKFIGGCSFVLINATYLILGLWLIVGWRLGIWNLRLLCCIPVFLFLFVLYYSVSGLAGLIWRNTVVCVTITIVFWFICFIVGNAKLMIDTLVHNPNRIVRIIPAAEELFSRTDNGQVRRWTSEATSWTDAFSTDGPSFVPPFIITKIGPIYDPINKRLIQVERGWPKFRLLTGTAADGWAALEVGDAPSETSALLNEQDGRPIAIASSGIVRFRDSVTPVADRPKIFGFEIPLPDQQGTSEEVVLDPRISLGGGAQVAISPTSGMLYVWKDGQLYAYQREGADYMLRNEVALSEVSQRAVMAAAGKLIVVARADGSVEVIDADSLEVKQQYHPEANNAPRYVVASPDGSFFAVVFHTRNLWVYDAAAAEPLENSWVGQGDISAANFLSDREMVVADRGNRVTEYELPAGKVVRQWAPTGSLMQRLSWYLIDPIYTIFPRPGELQQTTTYILTGKEAMSVGRRADSLDTMYLKADPWAPVWSSLAFTGVVLIISCVYISRAEF
- a CDS encoding molybdopterin biosynthesis protein, with product MTPKSSTSQQQFLNVIDRDEAERRFHAAISRSPRAEEVVSLETAWGRVLSRDVTSQIDVPSFDRSNVDGFALRAEDTFGATEEIPRALRLLDEVLATAIVPQSTVTSGTAVPIATGAMLPRGANAVVMVEHTETEGKLVRVNRSLTPGTAVAFAGTDIGVGETVLRAGELLTSRETGVLAAIGADKVFVWRRPRVAIASTGDEIIAPGKAMRPGMVFDSNAQILSDAVRELGGVPVNLGIIHDDRSALEETVQHAIATADVVLLSGGTSKGAGDISYQVVQQLDDPGIVAHGVALKPGKPICLAASQGKPVVILPGFPTSAVFTFHEFVAPVIRQMSGLPPQRHGVVKANMATQINSEIGRTEYLLVGLVGADTQQEPAQLTAYPMGKGSGSVTTFSRADGFVTLDRHEELIEQGSAVEVRLLGRDLEVADLVVIGSHCLGLDLLLSELQQLGFRSKFLAVGSTAGLYAVERGECDVAGIHLLDEASGEYNSPFLKPGMSLISGYHRSQGLVFRQGDARFEGKQVASAVAMAKEDANTLMVNRNQGSGTRVLIDQLLAGFQPDGYAVQARSHNAVAAAIAQRRADWGIAIQRVADQANLGFLPLTDERFDFVAPESRLERPAVKQLRQLLQSDKIIQRLAALGLTQ